The Odocoileus virginianus isolate 20LAN1187 ecotype Illinois chromosome 12, Ovbor_1.2, whole genome shotgun sequence genome has a segment encoding these proteins:
- the ARL6IP4 gene encoding ADP-ribosylation factor-like protein 6-interacting protein 4 isoform X2, which produces MAHVGSRKRSRSRSRSRGRGSEKKRKKSSKDARRSCSASRSQSRKASTTSSGAEASPSPCITERSKHKARRRPRSSSSSSSSSSSSSSSSSSSSSSSSDGRKKRGKHKDKKRKKKKKRKKKLKKRGKEKAKMQQTEALPGPSLDQWHRAAKEEEDGPVLTDEQKSRIQAMKPMTKEEWDARQSVIRKVVDPETGRTRLIKGDGEVLEEIVTKERHREINKQATRGDGLAFQMRAGLLP; this is translated from the exons ATGGCTCACGTCGGCTCCCGCAAGCGCTCTAGGAGTCGCAGCCGTTCCCGGGGGCGAGGGtcggaaaagaaaaggaagaagagcagTAAGGACGCCCGGAGGAGCTGCTCGGCTTCGAGATCCCAAAGCCGCAAGGCCAGCACCACCTCCTCTGGGGCGGAGG CCTCACCTTCTCCCTGCATCACAGAGAGAAGCAAGCACAAGGCCCGGAGGAGACCACgatccagctcctcctcctcttcttccagtTCTTCTAGCTCCTCTTCCTCTtcgtcctcctcctcttcctccagcgATGGCCGGAAGAAGCGGGGGAAGCACAAGgacaagaagaggaagaagaagaagaaaagaaagaagaagctgAAGAAGAGGGGCAAGGAGAAGGCCAAAATGCAGCAGACCGAGGCTCTGCCTGGACCCTCGCTGGACCAGTGGCACAGAGCGGCCAAGGAGGAAGAGGATGGCCCAG TCCTGACGGACGAGCAGAAGTCCCGCATCCAGGCCATGAAGCCCATGACCAAGGAGGAGTGGGATGCCCGGCAGAGCGTCATCCGCAAGGTGGTGGACCCGGAGACAGGACGCACCAG GCTCATTAAGGGAGACGGCGAGGTCTTAGAGGAAATCGTCACCAAGGAACGACACAGAGAGATCAACAAG CAAGCCACTCGAGGGGACGGCCTGGCCTTCCAGATGCGAGCAGGGCTCCTGCCCTGA
- the ARL6IP4 gene encoding ADP-ribosylation factor-like protein 6-interacting protein 4 isoform X1, protein MGARGAMAHVGSRKRSRSRSRSRGRGSEKKRKKSSKDARRSCSASRSQSRKASTTSSGAEASPSPCITERSKHKARRRPRSSSSSSSSSSSSSSSSSSSSSSSSDGRKKRGKHKDKKRKKKKKRKKKLKKRGKEKAKMQQTEALPGPSLDQWHRAAKEEEDGPVLTDEQKSRIQAMKPMTKEEWDARQSVIRKVVDPETGRTRLIKGDGEVLEEIVTKERHREINKQATRGDGLAFQMRAGLLP, encoded by the exons ATGGGAG CTCGCGGCGCTATGGCTCACGTCGGCTCCCGCAAGCGCTCTAGGAGTCGCAGCCGTTCCCGGGGGCGAGGGtcggaaaagaaaaggaagaagagcagTAAGGACGCCCGGAGGAGCTGCTCGGCTTCGAGATCCCAAAGCCGCAAGGCCAGCACCACCTCCTCTGGGGCGGAGG CCTCACCTTCTCCCTGCATCACAGAGAGAAGCAAGCACAAGGCCCGGAGGAGACCACgatccagctcctcctcctcttcttccagtTCTTCTAGCTCCTCTTCCTCTtcgtcctcctcctcttcctccagcgATGGCCGGAAGAAGCGGGGGAAGCACAAGgacaagaagaggaagaagaagaagaaaagaaagaagaagctgAAGAAGAGGGGCAAGGAGAAGGCCAAAATGCAGCAGACCGAGGCTCTGCCTGGACCCTCGCTGGACCAGTGGCACAGAGCGGCCAAGGAGGAAGAGGATGGCCCAG TCCTGACGGACGAGCAGAAGTCCCGCATCCAGGCCATGAAGCCCATGACCAAGGAGGAGTGGGATGCCCGGCAGAGCGTCATCCGCAAGGTGGTGGACCCGGAGACAGGACGCACCAG GCTCATTAAGGGAGACGGCGAGGTCTTAGAGGAAATCGTCACCAAGGAACGACACAGAGAGATCAACAAG CAAGCCACTCGAGGGGACGGCCTGGCCTTCCAGATGCGAGCAGGGCTCCTGCCCTGA
- the ARL6IP4 gene encoding ADP-ribosylation factor-like protein 6-interacting protein 4 isoform X3: protein MGARGAMAHVGSRKRSRSRSRSRGRGSEKKRKKSSKDARRSCSASRSQSRKASTTSSGAEERSKHKARRRPRSSSSSSSSSSSSSSSSSSSSSSSSDGRKKRGKHKDKKRKKKKKRKKKLKKRGKEKAKMQQTEALPGPSLDQWHRAAKEEEDGPVLTDEQKSRIQAMKPMTKEEWDARQSVIRKVVDPETGRTRLIKGDGEVLEEIVTKERHREINKQATRGDGLAFQMRAGLLP from the exons ATGGGAG CTCGCGGCGCTATGGCTCACGTCGGCTCCCGCAAGCGCTCTAGGAGTCGCAGCCGTTCCCGGGGGCGAGGGtcggaaaagaaaaggaagaagagcagTAAGGACGCCCGGAGGAGCTGCTCGGCTTCGAGATCCCAAAGCCGCAAGGCCAGCACCACCTCCTCTGGGGCGGAGG AGAGAAGCAAGCACAAGGCCCGGAGGAGACCACgatccagctcctcctcctcttcttccagtTCTTCTAGCTCCTCTTCCTCTtcgtcctcctcctcttcctccagcgATGGCCGGAAGAAGCGGGGGAAGCACAAGgacaagaagaggaagaagaagaagaaaagaaagaagaagctgAAGAAGAGGGGCAAGGAGAAGGCCAAAATGCAGCAGACCGAGGCTCTGCCTGGACCCTCGCTGGACCAGTGGCACAGAGCGGCCAAGGAGGAAGAGGATGGCCCAG TCCTGACGGACGAGCAGAAGTCCCGCATCCAGGCCATGAAGCCCATGACCAAGGAGGAGTGGGATGCCCGGCAGAGCGTCATCCGCAAGGTGGTGGACCCGGAGACAGGACGCACCAG GCTCATTAAGGGAGACGGCGAGGTCTTAGAGGAAATCGTCACCAAGGAACGACACAGAGAGATCAACAAG CAAGCCACTCGAGGGGACGGCCTGGCCTTCCAGATGCGAGCAGGGCTCCTGCCCTGA
- the OGFOD2 gene encoding 2-oxoglutarate and iron-dependent oxygenase domain-containing protein 2, with the protein MGTAAAPRSFCRCACFCSENLYVARYGLHVRFRSEQQLRQDYEPILRRRGCVSPKDFQQLLGELEQEVERRRRLGLESAARKALIASSYHPARPEVYNLLQEAALAPEFLAAAEYSTSSGADLKGLLQRLETVSEEKRIYRLPVFTAPFCQALLEELEHFEQSDMPKGRPNTMNNYGVLLHELGLDEPLVTPLRERFLQPLMALLYPDCGGGWLDSHRAFVVKYAPGQDRELGCHYDNAELTLNVSLGKAFTGGALYFGDLFQVPSTLARPLEVEHVVGQGLLHRGGQLHGARPLGTGERWNLVVWLRASAVRNRLCPMCCRKPDLVDDEGFGDGFTREEPATVDVCALT; encoded by the exons ATGGGGACCGCAGCGGCTCCCCGGAGCTTCTGCCGCTGCGCTTGCTTTTGCTCAGAGAACTTGTACGTGGCGCGCTACGGGCTTCACGTGCGCTTCCGGAGTGAACAGCAGCTGCGCCAGGACTACGAGCCC ATCCTGCGCAGGCGAGGCTGTGTCAGCCCTAAAGACTTCCAGCAGCTGTTGGGAGAG CTTGAGCAGGAGgtggagcggcggcggcggctggggTTGGAGTCGgctgccaggaaagccctcatTGCCAGCTCCTACCACCCAGCACGGCCAGAGGTCTACAACTTGCTGCAG GAGGCCGCTTTGGCCCCTGAATTTCTGGCTGCAGCTGAATACAGCACATCGTCAGGCGCAGACCTTAAGGGCCTTCTCCAGCGGCTGGAGACAGTGTCAG AGGAGAAGCGAATTTACCGGCTGCCGGTATTCACAGCACCCTTCTGCCAGGCCCTGCTGGAGGAGCTGGAGCACTTCGAGCAGTCAGACATGCCCAAGGGAAGACCCAACACCATGAACAACTATGGG gtgttGCTGCATGAGCTGGGCTTGGATGAACCGCTGGTAACGCCGTTGCGGGAGCGCTTCCTCCAGCCGCTGATGGCACTGCTGTACCCAGACTGTGGCGGGGGCTGGCTGGACAGCCACCGGGCCTTTGTGGTCAAATACGCACCTGGCCAGGACCGCGAGCTGGGCTGCCACTACGATAATGCCGAGCTCACCCTCAATGTGTCCCTGGGCAAGGCCTTCACAGGGGGTGCCCTCTACTTCGGGGATCTCTTCCAG GTGCCTTCGACCCTGGCCAGGCCCTTGGAGGTGGAGCATGTGGTGGGCCAGGGCCTCCTGCACCGGGGGGGCCAGCTGCACGGGGCTCGGCCCCTGGGCACTGGTGAGCGCTGGAACCTGGTCGTCTGGCTCCGGGCCTCAGCCGTGCGCAACCGCCTCTGCCCCATGTGCTGCCGCAAGCCCGACCTGGTGGATGACGAGGGCTTTGGCGATGGCTTCACCCGTGAGGAGCCCGCCACGGTGGATGTGTGTGCCCTGACTTGA